The Kogia breviceps isolate mKogBre1 chromosome 4, mKogBre1 haplotype 1, whole genome shotgun sequence genome window below encodes:
- the RANBP3 gene encoding ran-binding protein 3 isoform X3 → MADLANEEKPAIAPPVFVFQKDKGQKSSAEQKYLSDSGEEPRGEAETPHHGTGHPESAGEHALELPAPASASASAPEAQLLPFPRELAGRSAGGSSPEGGEDSDREDGNYCPPVKRERTSSLTQFPPSQSEEKSSGFRLKPPTLIHGQAPSAGLPSQKPKEQQRSVLRPAVLQAPQPKALSQTVPSSGTNGVSVLTDCPGAATSTSPDNPARRSPSDEAPALEEKDSQEDESSSASEESCKKKEQAAQQAFVFGQNLRDRVKLINENAEVVDMENSGHPSSEAPAATNYFLQYISSSLESSANSADAASSKFIFGQNMSERVLSPPKLNEVSPDANRENTVAESGSESSSQEATPEKANNIAESLAESAAAYTKATARKCLLEKVEVITGEEAESNVLQIQCKLFVFDKTSQSWVERGRGLLRLNDMASTDDGTLQSRLVMRTQGSLRLILNTKLWAQMQMDKASEKSIRITAMDTEDQGVKVFLISASSKDTGQLYAALHHRILALRSRVEQEQEARTPAPEPGAAPSNEDDSDDDDVLAPSGATGGGAGDEGDGQTAGST, encoded by the exons aaaAGCCTGCCATTGCTCCGCCCGTCTTTGTGTTTCAGAAGGATAAAGGACAAAAG TCCTCTGCAGAGCAAAAATACTTGTCGGATTCGGGAGAGGAGCCTCGGGGGGAGGCTGAGACCCCCCACCATGGCACGGGTCACCCCGAGTCAGCTGGTGAGCATGCCCTAGAGCTTCCTGCCCCCGCTAGCGCTTCAGCCAGCGCTCCTGAAGCCCAGCTTCTTCCTTTTCCACGAGAACTGGCAGGG AGGTCAGCCGGAGGCTCCAGCCCCGAAggtggagaag ATTCTGACCGAGAAGATGGAAATTACTGCCCTCCTGTCAAGCGAGAAAGAACATCCTCTTTAACGCAATTCCCGCCTTCACAGTCAG AGGAAAAGAGCAGTGGATTCCGGTTGAAGCCGCCGACCCTGATCCACGGCCAGGCACCCAGTGCAG GTCTGCCGAGCCAGAAGCCCAAGGAGCAGCAGCGGAGCGTGCTTCGCCCAGCAGTGCTACAAGCCCCGCAGCCAAAGGCGCTCTCGCAAACCG TCCCGAGCAGCGGCACCAACGGGGTCAGTGTCCTGACAGATTGCCCGGGGGCAGCGACATCGACTTCGCCTGACAACCCCGCCCGGAGGAGTCCCTCTGACGAGGCGCCAGCACTTGAG GAGAAAGACTCCCAGGAAGATGAGTCTAGTAGTGCTTCTGAGGAGAGCTGCAAGAAGAAGGAGCAGGCCGCACAGCAGGCGTTTGTGTTCGGGCAGAACCTGAGGGACAGAGTTAAG TTAATAAATGAGAACGCTGAAGTAGTGGACATGGAGAACTCCGGACACCCCAGTTCAGAAGCGCCAGCCGCCACCAACTACTTCCTTCAGTACATCAGCTCCAG TTTAGAGAGCTCAGCCAACAGTGCCGACGCTGCCAGCAGCAAATTCATATTTGGCCAGAACATGAGTGAGCGCGTGTTG AGCCCGCCCAAGTTAAACGAGGTCAGCCCAGATGCCAACAGAGAAAACACAGTGGCCGAGTCCGGGTCCGAGTCCTCGTCCCAGGAGGCCACCCCCGAGAAAG CTAATAACATTGCAGAGTCCCTGGCCGAGTCGGCAGCCGCCTACACCAAGGCAACGGCGCGGAAGTGCTTGCTGGAGAAGGTGGAGGTGATCACTGGGGAGGAGGCCGAGAGCAACGTGCTGCAG ATCCAGTGTAAGCTGTTTGTCTTTGACAAGACCTCGCAGTCGTGGGTGGAGAGAGGCCGGGGGCTGCTCAGACTCAATGACATGGCATCGACTGACGACGGGACGTTGCAGTCCCGACTAG TGATGCGGACCCAGGGCAGCCTGCGGCTGATCCTCAACACCAAGCTGTGGGCCCAGATGCAGATGGACAAGGCCAGCGAGAAGAGCATCCGCATCACAGCCATGGACACTGAGGACCAGGGCGTGAAGGTCTTCCTGATTTCG GCCAGCTCGAAGGACACGGGCCAGCTGTACGCGGCCCTACACCACCGCATCCTGGCCCTGCGCAGCCGTGTGGAGCAGGAGCAGGAGGCCAGGACGCCAGCCCCCGAGCCCGGGGCGGCCCCATCCAACGAGGACGACAGTGACGACGACGACGTCCTGGCTCCGTCGGGGGCCACCGGAGGCG GCGCTGGCGACGAAGGGGACGGGCAGACGGCCGGGAGCACATAG
- the RANBP3 gene encoding ran-binding protein 3 isoform X4, with the protein MADLANEEKPAIAPPVFVFQKDKGQKSSAEQKYLSDSGEEPRGEAETPHHGTGHPESAGEHALELPAPASASASAPEAQLLPFPRELAGRSAGGSSPEGGEDSDREDGNYCPPVKRERTSSLTQFPPSQSEEKSSGFRLKPPTLIHGQAPSAGLPSQKPKEQQRSVLRPAVLQAPQPKALSQTVPSSGTNGVSVLTDCPGAATSTSPDNPARRSPSDEAPALEEKDSQEDESSSASEESCKKKEQAAQQAFVFGQNLRDRVKLINENAEVVDMENSGHPSSEAPAATNYFLQYISSSLESSANSADAASSKFIFGQNMSERVLSPPKLNEVSPDANRENTVAESGSESSSQEATPEKESLAESAAAYTKATARKCLLEKVEVITGEEAESNVLQIQCKLFVFDKTSQSWVERGRGLLRLNDMASTDDGTLQSRLVMRTQGSLRLILNTKLWAQMQMDKASEKSIRITAMDTEDQGVKVFLISASSKDTGQLYAALHHRILALRSRVEQEQEARTPAPEPGAAPSNEDDSDDDDVLAPSGATGGGAGDEGDGQTAGST; encoded by the exons aaaAGCCTGCCATTGCTCCGCCCGTCTTTGTGTTTCAGAAGGATAAAGGACAAAAG TCCTCTGCAGAGCAAAAATACTTGTCGGATTCGGGAGAGGAGCCTCGGGGGGAGGCTGAGACCCCCCACCATGGCACGGGTCACCCCGAGTCAGCTGGTGAGCATGCCCTAGAGCTTCCTGCCCCCGCTAGCGCTTCAGCCAGCGCTCCTGAAGCCCAGCTTCTTCCTTTTCCACGAGAACTGGCAGGG AGGTCAGCCGGAGGCTCCAGCCCCGAAggtggagaag ATTCTGACCGAGAAGATGGAAATTACTGCCCTCCTGTCAAGCGAGAAAGAACATCCTCTTTAACGCAATTCCCGCCTTCACAGTCAG AGGAAAAGAGCAGTGGATTCCGGTTGAAGCCGCCGACCCTGATCCACGGCCAGGCACCCAGTGCAG GTCTGCCGAGCCAGAAGCCCAAGGAGCAGCAGCGGAGCGTGCTTCGCCCAGCAGTGCTACAAGCCCCGCAGCCAAAGGCGCTCTCGCAAACCG TCCCGAGCAGCGGCACCAACGGGGTCAGTGTCCTGACAGATTGCCCGGGGGCAGCGACATCGACTTCGCCTGACAACCCCGCCCGGAGGAGTCCCTCTGACGAGGCGCCAGCACTTGAG GAGAAAGACTCCCAGGAAGATGAGTCTAGTAGTGCTTCTGAGGAGAGCTGCAAGAAGAAGGAGCAGGCCGCACAGCAGGCGTTTGTGTTCGGGCAGAACCTGAGGGACAGAGTTAAG TTAATAAATGAGAACGCTGAAGTAGTGGACATGGAGAACTCCGGACACCCCAGTTCAGAAGCGCCAGCCGCCACCAACTACTTCCTTCAGTACATCAGCTCCAG TTTAGAGAGCTCAGCCAACAGTGCCGACGCTGCCAGCAGCAAATTCATATTTGGCCAGAACATGAGTGAGCGCGTGTTG AGCCCGCCCAAGTTAAACGAGGTCAGCCCAGATGCCAACAGAGAAAACACAGTGGCCGAGTCCGGGTCCGAGTCCTCGTCCCAGGAGGCCACCCCCGAGAAAG AGTCCCTGGCCGAGTCGGCAGCCGCCTACACCAAGGCAACGGCGCGGAAGTGCTTGCTGGAGAAGGTGGAGGTGATCACTGGGGAGGAGGCCGAGAGCAACGTGCTGCAG ATCCAGTGTAAGCTGTTTGTCTTTGACAAGACCTCGCAGTCGTGGGTGGAGAGAGGCCGGGGGCTGCTCAGACTCAATGACATGGCATCGACTGACGACGGGACGTTGCAGTCCCGACTAG TGATGCGGACCCAGGGCAGCCTGCGGCTGATCCTCAACACCAAGCTGTGGGCCCAGATGCAGATGGACAAGGCCAGCGAGAAGAGCATCCGCATCACAGCCATGGACACTGAGGACCAGGGCGTGAAGGTCTTCCTGATTTCG GCCAGCTCGAAGGACACGGGCCAGCTGTACGCGGCCCTACACCACCGCATCCTGGCCCTGCGCAGCCGTGTGGAGCAGGAGCAGGAGGCCAGGACGCCAGCCCCCGAGCCCGGGGCGGCCCCATCCAACGAGGACGACAGTGACGACGACGACGTCCTGGCTCCGTCGGGGGCCACCGGAGGCG GCGCTGGCGACGAAGGGGACGGGCAGACGGCCGGGAGCACATAG
- the RANBP3 gene encoding ran-binding protein 3 isoform X1, with translation MADLANEEKPAIAPPVFVFQKDKGQKSSAEQKYLSDSGEEPRGEAETPHHGTGHPESAGEHALELPAPASASASAPEAQLLPFPRELAGRSAGGSSPEGGEDSDREDGNYCPPVKRERTSSLTQFPPSQSVSKNNVFMPSTFCEPSAGNSDSEPEEKSSGFRLKPPTLIHGQAPSAGLPSQKPKEQQRSVLRPAVLQAPQPKALSQTVPSSGTNGVSVLTDCPGAATSTSPDNPARRSPSDEAPALEEKDSQEDESSSASEESCKKKEQAAQQAFVFGQNLRDRVKLINENAEVVDMENSGHPSSEAPAATNYFLQYISSSLESSANSADAASSKFIFGQNMSERVLSPPKLNEVSPDANRENTVAESGSESSSQEATPEKANNIAESLAESAAAYTKATARKCLLEKVEVITGEEAESNVLQIQCKLFVFDKTSQSWVERGRGLLRLNDMASTDDGTLQSRLVMRTQGSLRLILNTKLWAQMQMDKASEKSIRITAMDTEDQGVKVFLISASSKDTGQLYAALHHRILALRSRVEQEQEARTPAPEPGAAPSNEDDSDDDDVLAPSGATGGGAGDEGDGQTAGST, from the exons aaaAGCCTGCCATTGCTCCGCCCGTCTTTGTGTTTCAGAAGGATAAAGGACAAAAG TCCTCTGCAGAGCAAAAATACTTGTCGGATTCGGGAGAGGAGCCTCGGGGGGAGGCTGAGACCCCCCACCATGGCACGGGTCACCCCGAGTCAGCTGGTGAGCATGCCCTAGAGCTTCCTGCCCCCGCTAGCGCTTCAGCCAGCGCTCCTGAAGCCCAGCTTCTTCCTTTTCCACGAGAACTGGCAGGG AGGTCAGCCGGAGGCTCCAGCCCCGAAggtggagaag ATTCTGACCGAGAAGATGGAAATTACTGCCCTCCTGTCAAGCGAGAAAGAACATCCTCTTTAACGCAATTCCCGCCTTCACAGTCAG TATcaaaaaacaatgtttttatgCCATCCACCTTCTGCGAGCCATCTGCAGGCAATTCTGACTCAGAACCAG AGGAAAAGAGCAGTGGATTCCGGTTGAAGCCGCCGACCCTGATCCACGGCCAGGCACCCAGTGCAG GTCTGCCGAGCCAGAAGCCCAAGGAGCAGCAGCGGAGCGTGCTTCGCCCAGCAGTGCTACAAGCCCCGCAGCCAAAGGCGCTCTCGCAAACCG TCCCGAGCAGCGGCACCAACGGGGTCAGTGTCCTGACAGATTGCCCGGGGGCAGCGACATCGACTTCGCCTGACAACCCCGCCCGGAGGAGTCCCTCTGACGAGGCGCCAGCACTTGAG GAGAAAGACTCCCAGGAAGATGAGTCTAGTAGTGCTTCTGAGGAGAGCTGCAAGAAGAAGGAGCAGGCCGCACAGCAGGCGTTTGTGTTCGGGCAGAACCTGAGGGACAGAGTTAAG TTAATAAATGAGAACGCTGAAGTAGTGGACATGGAGAACTCCGGACACCCCAGTTCAGAAGCGCCAGCCGCCACCAACTACTTCCTTCAGTACATCAGCTCCAG TTTAGAGAGCTCAGCCAACAGTGCCGACGCTGCCAGCAGCAAATTCATATTTGGCCAGAACATGAGTGAGCGCGTGTTG AGCCCGCCCAAGTTAAACGAGGTCAGCCCAGATGCCAACAGAGAAAACACAGTGGCCGAGTCCGGGTCCGAGTCCTCGTCCCAGGAGGCCACCCCCGAGAAAG CTAATAACATTGCAGAGTCCCTGGCCGAGTCGGCAGCCGCCTACACCAAGGCAACGGCGCGGAAGTGCTTGCTGGAGAAGGTGGAGGTGATCACTGGGGAGGAGGCCGAGAGCAACGTGCTGCAG ATCCAGTGTAAGCTGTTTGTCTTTGACAAGACCTCGCAGTCGTGGGTGGAGAGAGGCCGGGGGCTGCTCAGACTCAATGACATGGCATCGACTGACGACGGGACGTTGCAGTCCCGACTAG TGATGCGGACCCAGGGCAGCCTGCGGCTGATCCTCAACACCAAGCTGTGGGCCCAGATGCAGATGGACAAGGCCAGCGAGAAGAGCATCCGCATCACAGCCATGGACACTGAGGACCAGGGCGTGAAGGTCTTCCTGATTTCG GCCAGCTCGAAGGACACGGGCCAGCTGTACGCGGCCCTACACCACCGCATCCTGGCCCTGCGCAGCCGTGTGGAGCAGGAGCAGGAGGCCAGGACGCCAGCCCCCGAGCCCGGGGCGGCCCCATCCAACGAGGACGACAGTGACGACGACGACGTCCTGGCTCCGTCGGGGGCCACCGGAGGCG GCGCTGGCGACGAAGGGGACGGGCAGACGGCCGGGAGCACATAG
- the RANBP3 gene encoding ran-binding protein 3 isoform X2, with amino-acid sequence MADLANEEKPAIAPPVFVFQKDKGQKSSAEQKYLSDSGEEPRGEAETPHHGTGHPESAGEHALELPAPASASASAPEAQLLPFPRELAGRSAGGSSPEGGEDSDREDGNYCPPVKRERTSSLTQFPPSQSVSKNNVFMPSTFCEPSAGNSDSEPEEKSSGFRLKPPTLIHGQAPSAGLPSQKPKEQQRSVLRPAVLQAPQPKALSQTVPSSGTNGVSVLTDCPGAATSTSPDNPARRSPSDEAPALEEKDSQEDESSSASEESCKKKEQAAQQAFVFGQNLRDRVKLINENAEVVDMENSGHPSSEAPAATNYFLQYISSSLESSANSADAASSKFIFGQNMSERVLSPPKLNEVSPDANRENTVAESGSESSSQEATPEKESLAESAAAYTKATARKCLLEKVEVITGEEAESNVLQIQCKLFVFDKTSQSWVERGRGLLRLNDMASTDDGTLQSRLVMRTQGSLRLILNTKLWAQMQMDKASEKSIRITAMDTEDQGVKVFLISASSKDTGQLYAALHHRILALRSRVEQEQEARTPAPEPGAAPSNEDDSDDDDVLAPSGATGGGAGDEGDGQTAGST; translated from the exons aaaAGCCTGCCATTGCTCCGCCCGTCTTTGTGTTTCAGAAGGATAAAGGACAAAAG TCCTCTGCAGAGCAAAAATACTTGTCGGATTCGGGAGAGGAGCCTCGGGGGGAGGCTGAGACCCCCCACCATGGCACGGGTCACCCCGAGTCAGCTGGTGAGCATGCCCTAGAGCTTCCTGCCCCCGCTAGCGCTTCAGCCAGCGCTCCTGAAGCCCAGCTTCTTCCTTTTCCACGAGAACTGGCAGGG AGGTCAGCCGGAGGCTCCAGCCCCGAAggtggagaag ATTCTGACCGAGAAGATGGAAATTACTGCCCTCCTGTCAAGCGAGAAAGAACATCCTCTTTAACGCAATTCCCGCCTTCACAGTCAG TATcaaaaaacaatgtttttatgCCATCCACCTTCTGCGAGCCATCTGCAGGCAATTCTGACTCAGAACCAG AGGAAAAGAGCAGTGGATTCCGGTTGAAGCCGCCGACCCTGATCCACGGCCAGGCACCCAGTGCAG GTCTGCCGAGCCAGAAGCCCAAGGAGCAGCAGCGGAGCGTGCTTCGCCCAGCAGTGCTACAAGCCCCGCAGCCAAAGGCGCTCTCGCAAACCG TCCCGAGCAGCGGCACCAACGGGGTCAGTGTCCTGACAGATTGCCCGGGGGCAGCGACATCGACTTCGCCTGACAACCCCGCCCGGAGGAGTCCCTCTGACGAGGCGCCAGCACTTGAG GAGAAAGACTCCCAGGAAGATGAGTCTAGTAGTGCTTCTGAGGAGAGCTGCAAGAAGAAGGAGCAGGCCGCACAGCAGGCGTTTGTGTTCGGGCAGAACCTGAGGGACAGAGTTAAG TTAATAAATGAGAACGCTGAAGTAGTGGACATGGAGAACTCCGGACACCCCAGTTCAGAAGCGCCAGCCGCCACCAACTACTTCCTTCAGTACATCAGCTCCAG TTTAGAGAGCTCAGCCAACAGTGCCGACGCTGCCAGCAGCAAATTCATATTTGGCCAGAACATGAGTGAGCGCGTGTTG AGCCCGCCCAAGTTAAACGAGGTCAGCCCAGATGCCAACAGAGAAAACACAGTGGCCGAGTCCGGGTCCGAGTCCTCGTCCCAGGAGGCCACCCCCGAGAAAG AGTCCCTGGCCGAGTCGGCAGCCGCCTACACCAAGGCAACGGCGCGGAAGTGCTTGCTGGAGAAGGTGGAGGTGATCACTGGGGAGGAGGCCGAGAGCAACGTGCTGCAG ATCCAGTGTAAGCTGTTTGTCTTTGACAAGACCTCGCAGTCGTGGGTGGAGAGAGGCCGGGGGCTGCTCAGACTCAATGACATGGCATCGACTGACGACGGGACGTTGCAGTCCCGACTAG TGATGCGGACCCAGGGCAGCCTGCGGCTGATCCTCAACACCAAGCTGTGGGCCCAGATGCAGATGGACAAGGCCAGCGAGAAGAGCATCCGCATCACAGCCATGGACACTGAGGACCAGGGCGTGAAGGTCTTCCTGATTTCG GCCAGCTCGAAGGACACGGGCCAGCTGTACGCGGCCCTACACCACCGCATCCTGGCCCTGCGCAGCCGTGTGGAGCAGGAGCAGGAGGCCAGGACGCCAGCCCCCGAGCCCGGGGCGGCCCCATCCAACGAGGACGACAGTGACGACGACGACGTCCTGGCTCCGTCGGGGGCCACCGGAGGCG GCGCTGGCGACGAAGGGGACGGGCAGACGGCCGGGAGCACATAG
- the RANBP3 gene encoding ran-binding protein 3 isoform X5: MADLANEEKPAIAPPVFVFQKDKGQKRSAGGSSPEGGEDSDREDGNYCPPVKRERTSSLTQFPPSQSVSKNNVFMPSTFCEPSAGNSDSEPEEKSSGFRLKPPTLIHGQAPSAGLPSQKPKEQQRSVLRPAVLQAPQPKALSQTVPSSGTNGVSVLTDCPGAATSTSPDNPARRSPSDEAPALEEKDSQEDESSSASEESCKKKEQAAQQAFVFGQNLRDRVKLINENAEVVDMENSGHPSSEAPAATNYFLQYISSSLESSANSADAASSKFIFGQNMSERVLSPPKLNEVSPDANRENTVAESGSESSSQEATPEKANNIAESLAESAAAYTKATARKCLLEKVEVITGEEAESNVLQIQCKLFVFDKTSQSWVERGRGLLRLNDMASTDDGTLQSRLVMRTQGSLRLILNTKLWAQMQMDKASEKSIRITAMDTEDQGVKVFLISASSKDTGQLYAALHHRILALRSRVEQEQEARTPAPEPGAAPSNEDDSDDDDVLAPSGATGGGAGDEGDGQTAGST, from the exons aaaAGCCTGCCATTGCTCCGCCCGTCTTTGTGTTTCAGAAGGATAAAGGACAAAAG AGGTCAGCCGGAGGCTCCAGCCCCGAAggtggagaag ATTCTGACCGAGAAGATGGAAATTACTGCCCTCCTGTCAAGCGAGAAAGAACATCCTCTTTAACGCAATTCCCGCCTTCACAGTCAG TATcaaaaaacaatgtttttatgCCATCCACCTTCTGCGAGCCATCTGCAGGCAATTCTGACTCAGAACCAG AGGAAAAGAGCAGTGGATTCCGGTTGAAGCCGCCGACCCTGATCCACGGCCAGGCACCCAGTGCAG GTCTGCCGAGCCAGAAGCCCAAGGAGCAGCAGCGGAGCGTGCTTCGCCCAGCAGTGCTACAAGCCCCGCAGCCAAAGGCGCTCTCGCAAACCG TCCCGAGCAGCGGCACCAACGGGGTCAGTGTCCTGACAGATTGCCCGGGGGCAGCGACATCGACTTCGCCTGACAACCCCGCCCGGAGGAGTCCCTCTGACGAGGCGCCAGCACTTGAG GAGAAAGACTCCCAGGAAGATGAGTCTAGTAGTGCTTCTGAGGAGAGCTGCAAGAAGAAGGAGCAGGCCGCACAGCAGGCGTTTGTGTTCGGGCAGAACCTGAGGGACAGAGTTAAG TTAATAAATGAGAACGCTGAAGTAGTGGACATGGAGAACTCCGGACACCCCAGTTCAGAAGCGCCAGCCGCCACCAACTACTTCCTTCAGTACATCAGCTCCAG TTTAGAGAGCTCAGCCAACAGTGCCGACGCTGCCAGCAGCAAATTCATATTTGGCCAGAACATGAGTGAGCGCGTGTTG AGCCCGCCCAAGTTAAACGAGGTCAGCCCAGATGCCAACAGAGAAAACACAGTGGCCGAGTCCGGGTCCGAGTCCTCGTCCCAGGAGGCCACCCCCGAGAAAG CTAATAACATTGCAGAGTCCCTGGCCGAGTCGGCAGCCGCCTACACCAAGGCAACGGCGCGGAAGTGCTTGCTGGAGAAGGTGGAGGTGATCACTGGGGAGGAGGCCGAGAGCAACGTGCTGCAG ATCCAGTGTAAGCTGTTTGTCTTTGACAAGACCTCGCAGTCGTGGGTGGAGAGAGGCCGGGGGCTGCTCAGACTCAATGACATGGCATCGACTGACGACGGGACGTTGCAGTCCCGACTAG TGATGCGGACCCAGGGCAGCCTGCGGCTGATCCTCAACACCAAGCTGTGGGCCCAGATGCAGATGGACAAGGCCAGCGAGAAGAGCATCCGCATCACAGCCATGGACACTGAGGACCAGGGCGTGAAGGTCTTCCTGATTTCG GCCAGCTCGAAGGACACGGGCCAGCTGTACGCGGCCCTACACCACCGCATCCTGGCCCTGCGCAGCCGTGTGGAGCAGGAGCAGGAGGCCAGGACGCCAGCCCCCGAGCCCGGGGCGGCCCCATCCAACGAGGACGACAGTGACGACGACGACGTCCTGGCTCCGTCGGGGGCCACCGGAGGCG GCGCTGGCGACGAAGGGGACGGGCAGACGGCCGGGAGCACATAG
- the RANBP3 gene encoding ran-binding protein 3 isoform X6, protein MADLANEEKPAIAPPVFVFQKDKGQKRSAGGSSPEGGEDSDREDGNYCPPVKRERTSSLTQFPPSQSVSKNNVFMPSTFCEPSAGNSDSEPEEKSSGFRLKPPTLIHGQAPSAGLPSQKPKEQQRSVLRPAVLQAPQPKALSQTVPSSGTNGVSVLTDCPGAATSTSPDNPARRSPSDEAPALEEKDSQEDESSSASEESCKKKEQAAQQAFVFGQNLRDRVKLINENAEVVDMENSGHPSSEAPAATNYFLQYISSSLESSANSADAASSKFIFGQNMSERVLSPPKLNEVSPDANRENTVAESGSESSSQEATPEKESLAESAAAYTKATARKCLLEKVEVITGEEAESNVLQIQCKLFVFDKTSQSWVERGRGLLRLNDMASTDDGTLQSRLVMRTQGSLRLILNTKLWAQMQMDKASEKSIRITAMDTEDQGVKVFLISASSKDTGQLYAALHHRILALRSRVEQEQEARTPAPEPGAAPSNEDDSDDDDVLAPSGATGGGAGDEGDGQTAGST, encoded by the exons aaaAGCCTGCCATTGCTCCGCCCGTCTTTGTGTTTCAGAAGGATAAAGGACAAAAG AGGTCAGCCGGAGGCTCCAGCCCCGAAggtggagaag ATTCTGACCGAGAAGATGGAAATTACTGCCCTCCTGTCAAGCGAGAAAGAACATCCTCTTTAACGCAATTCCCGCCTTCACAGTCAG TATcaaaaaacaatgtttttatgCCATCCACCTTCTGCGAGCCATCTGCAGGCAATTCTGACTCAGAACCAG AGGAAAAGAGCAGTGGATTCCGGTTGAAGCCGCCGACCCTGATCCACGGCCAGGCACCCAGTGCAG GTCTGCCGAGCCAGAAGCCCAAGGAGCAGCAGCGGAGCGTGCTTCGCCCAGCAGTGCTACAAGCCCCGCAGCCAAAGGCGCTCTCGCAAACCG TCCCGAGCAGCGGCACCAACGGGGTCAGTGTCCTGACAGATTGCCCGGGGGCAGCGACATCGACTTCGCCTGACAACCCCGCCCGGAGGAGTCCCTCTGACGAGGCGCCAGCACTTGAG GAGAAAGACTCCCAGGAAGATGAGTCTAGTAGTGCTTCTGAGGAGAGCTGCAAGAAGAAGGAGCAGGCCGCACAGCAGGCGTTTGTGTTCGGGCAGAACCTGAGGGACAGAGTTAAG TTAATAAATGAGAACGCTGAAGTAGTGGACATGGAGAACTCCGGACACCCCAGTTCAGAAGCGCCAGCCGCCACCAACTACTTCCTTCAGTACATCAGCTCCAG TTTAGAGAGCTCAGCCAACAGTGCCGACGCTGCCAGCAGCAAATTCATATTTGGCCAGAACATGAGTGAGCGCGTGTTG AGCCCGCCCAAGTTAAACGAGGTCAGCCCAGATGCCAACAGAGAAAACACAGTGGCCGAGTCCGGGTCCGAGTCCTCGTCCCAGGAGGCCACCCCCGAGAAAG AGTCCCTGGCCGAGTCGGCAGCCGCCTACACCAAGGCAACGGCGCGGAAGTGCTTGCTGGAGAAGGTGGAGGTGATCACTGGGGAGGAGGCCGAGAGCAACGTGCTGCAG ATCCAGTGTAAGCTGTTTGTCTTTGACAAGACCTCGCAGTCGTGGGTGGAGAGAGGCCGGGGGCTGCTCAGACTCAATGACATGGCATCGACTGACGACGGGACGTTGCAGTCCCGACTAG TGATGCGGACCCAGGGCAGCCTGCGGCTGATCCTCAACACCAAGCTGTGGGCCCAGATGCAGATGGACAAGGCCAGCGAGAAGAGCATCCGCATCACAGCCATGGACACTGAGGACCAGGGCGTGAAGGTCTTCCTGATTTCG GCCAGCTCGAAGGACACGGGCCAGCTGTACGCGGCCCTACACCACCGCATCCTGGCCCTGCGCAGCCGTGTGGAGCAGGAGCAGGAGGCCAGGACGCCAGCCCCCGAGCCCGGGGCGGCCCCATCCAACGAGGACGACAGTGACGACGACGACGTCCTGGCTCCGTCGGGGGCCACCGGAGGCG GCGCTGGCGACGAAGGGGACGGGCAGACGGCCGGGAGCACATAG